A stretch of Hippoglossus hippoglossus isolate fHipHip1 chromosome 20, fHipHip1.pri, whole genome shotgun sequence DNA encodes these proteins:
- the smarcd3b gene encoding SWI/SNF-related matrix-associated actin-dependent regulator of chromatin subfamily D member 3b isoform X3 yields MERKRPGMPSGARMPHQGAPMGPPGPPYGGSPAVRPGLPTPVMEPSRKRPAPSQQVQQQQQQQQQSVQSRARKKPVGFPGANEMPARQMDMREPQSDPTLGSNAKRRKMADKILPQRIRELVPESQAYMDLLAFERKLDQTIMRKRVDIQEALKRPMKQQKRKLRLYISNTFNPARPDADDSDGSIASWELRVEGKLLDDPGKQKKKFSSFFKSLVIELDKDLYGPDNHLVEWHRTPTTQETDGFQVKRPGDVSVRCTLLLMLDYQPPQFKLDPRLARLLGIHTQTRSCIIQALWQYVKTNKLQDSHDKEYINCDKYFQQIFDCPRLKFSEIPQRLTNLLLPPDPIVINHVISVDPNDQKKTACYDIDVEVEDPLKGQMSSFLLSTANQQEIASLDNKIHETIESINQLKIQRDFMLSFSRDPKGYIQDWLKSQSRDLKLMTDVVGNPEEERRSAFYHEPWSQEAVSRYFYCKIQQRRQELEQALAVRNT; encoded by the exons CGTCCTGGCATGCCGTCTGGAGCGAGGATGCCCCACCAGGGCGCCCCCATGGGCCCCCCCGGCCCACCGTACGGAGGGAGCCCTGCTGTGCGGCCCGGCCTGCCCACCCCGGTGATGGAGCCCAGTCGCAAGAGGCCCGCCCCCTCCCAGcaggtccagcagcagcaacagcagcagcagcagtccgTCCAGAGCCGGGCCAGAAA GAAGCCGGTCGGATTCCCCGGAGCCAATGAGATGCCGGCGAGGCAGATGGACATGAGAGAGCCCCAATCAGATCCCACGCTCGGATCCAA tgCTAAGAGAAGGAAAATGGCAGACAAGATTCTTCCGCAAAGG ATCCGTGAGCTGGTGCCGGAGTCTCAGGCCTACATGGACCTGCTGGCCTTCGAGCGCAAGCTGGACCAGACCATCATGCGCAAACGTGTGGACATCCAGGAGGCGCTGAAGAGACCAATGAAG CAGCAAAAGCGTAAACTGAGGCTTTACATTTCCAACACCTTCAACCCCGCCAGACCCGACGCCGATGACTCAGATGGCAGCATTGCATCTTGGGAGCTGCGAGTTGAGGGGAAGTTGCTCGATGAT ccggggaagcagaagaagaagttcTCTTCCTTTTTTAAGAGCCTGGTGATCGAGCTGGACAAAGACCTGTACGGTCCTGACAACCACTTGGTCGAG TGGCACCGCACGCCCACCACCCAGGAGACGGACGGCTTCCAGGTGAAGAGGCCCGGAGACGTGAGCGTGCGCTGcactctgctgctgatgcttGACTACCAG CCTCCGCAGTTCAAGCTGGACCCGCGCCTGGCTCGCCTGCTCGGCATTCACACTCAGACCCGCTCCTGCATCATCCAGGCTCTGTGGCAGTACGTCAAGACcaacaagctgcaggactccCACGACAAGGAGTACATCAACTGTGACAAGTACTTCCAACAG ATTTTTGACTGCCCGCGGCTGAAGTTCTCCGAGATCCCCCAGCGTCTCACCAACCTCCTTCTGCCCCCGGACCCCATCGTCATCAACCACGTTATCAG CGTGGACCCCAATGACCAGAAGAAGACGGCGTGCTACGACATCGACGTGGAGGTGGAGGACCCCCTGAAGGGCCAGAtgagcagcttcctcctctccaccgcCAACCAGCAGGAAATCGCCTCACTCGACAACAAG ATCCACGAGACCATTGAGTCCATCAACCAGCTGAAGATCCAGAGGGACTTCATGCTCAGCTTCTCCAGAGATCCCAAGGGCTACATCCAGGACTGGCTCAAATCTCAGAGCAGGGACTTAAAG ctaATGACAGACGTGGTGGGGAaccctgaggaggagaggaggtctGCGTTCTACCACGAGCCTTGGTCTCAGGAGGCCGTGAGCCGCTATTTCTACTGCAAG atccagcagaggaggcaggagcTGGAACAGGCCTTAGCTGTCCGCAACACCTAA
- the smarcd3b gene encoding SWI/SNF-related matrix-associated actin-dependent regulator of chromatin subfamily D member 3b isoform X5 — MATEETAGGARKATKSKLFEFLVHGVRPGMPSGARMPHQGAPMGPPGPPYGGSPAVRPGLPTPVMEPSRKRPAPSQQVQQQQQQQQQSVQSRARNAKRRKMADKILPQRIRELVPESQAYMDLLAFERKLDQTIMRKRVDIQEALKRPMKQKRKLRLYISNTFNPARPDADDSDGSIASWELRVEGKLLDDPGKQKKKFSSFFKSLVIELDKDLYGPDNHLVEWHRTPTTQETDGFQVKRPGDVSVRCTLLLMLDYQPPQFKLDPRLARLLGIHTQTRSCIIQALWQYVKTNKLQDSHDKEYINCDKYFQQIFDCPRLKFSEIPQRLTNLLLPPDPIVINHVISVDPNDQKKTACYDIDVEVEDPLKGQMSSFLLSTANQQEIASLDNKIHETIESINQLKIQRDFMLSFSRDPKGYIQDWLKSQSRDLKLMTDVVGNPEEERRSAFYHEPWSQEAVSRYFYCKIQQRRQELEQALAVRNT; from the exons CGTCCTGGCATGCCGTCTGGAGCGAGGATGCCCCACCAGGGCGCCCCCATGGGCCCCCCCGGCCCACCGTACGGAGGGAGCCCTGCTGTGCGGCCCGGCCTGCCCACCCCGGTGATGGAGCCCAGTCGCAAGAGGCCCGCCCCCTCCCAGcaggtccagcagcagcaacagcagcagcagcagtccgTCCAGAGCCGGGCCAGAAA tgCTAAGAGAAGGAAAATGGCAGACAAGATTCTTCCGCAAAGG ATCCGTGAGCTGGTGCCGGAGTCTCAGGCCTACATGGACCTGCTGGCCTTCGAGCGCAAGCTGGACCAGACCATCATGCGCAAACGTGTGGACATCCAGGAGGCGCTGAAGAGACCAATGAAG CAAAAGCGTAAACTGAGGCTTTACATTTCCAACACCTTCAACCCCGCCAGACCCGACGCCGATGACTCAGATGGCAGCATTGCATCTTGGGAGCTGCGAGTTGAGGGGAAGTTGCTCGATGAT ccggggaagcagaagaagaagttcTCTTCCTTTTTTAAGAGCCTGGTGATCGAGCTGGACAAAGACCTGTACGGTCCTGACAACCACTTGGTCGAG TGGCACCGCACGCCCACCACCCAGGAGACGGACGGCTTCCAGGTGAAGAGGCCCGGAGACGTGAGCGTGCGCTGcactctgctgctgatgcttGACTACCAG CCTCCGCAGTTCAAGCTGGACCCGCGCCTGGCTCGCCTGCTCGGCATTCACACTCAGACCCGCTCCTGCATCATCCAGGCTCTGTGGCAGTACGTCAAGACcaacaagctgcaggactccCACGACAAGGAGTACATCAACTGTGACAAGTACTTCCAACAG ATTTTTGACTGCCCGCGGCTGAAGTTCTCCGAGATCCCCCAGCGTCTCACCAACCTCCTTCTGCCCCCGGACCCCATCGTCATCAACCACGTTATCAG CGTGGACCCCAATGACCAGAAGAAGACGGCGTGCTACGACATCGACGTGGAGGTGGAGGACCCCCTGAAGGGCCAGAtgagcagcttcctcctctccaccgcCAACCAGCAGGAAATCGCCTCACTCGACAACAAG ATCCACGAGACCATTGAGTCCATCAACCAGCTGAAGATCCAGAGGGACTTCATGCTCAGCTTCTCCAGAGATCCCAAGGGCTACATCCAGGACTGGCTCAAATCTCAGAGCAGGGACTTAAAG ctaATGACAGACGTGGTGGGGAaccctgaggaggagaggaggtctGCGTTCTACCACGAGCCTTGGTCTCAGGAGGCCGTGAGCCGCTATTTCTACTGCAAG atccagcagaggaggcaggagcTGGAACAGGCCTTAGCTGTCCGCAACACCTAA
- the smarcd3b gene encoding SWI/SNF-related matrix-associated actin-dependent regulator of chromatin subfamily D member 3b isoform X1: MATEETAGGARKATKSKLFEFLVHGVRPGMPSGARMPHQGAPMGPPGPPYGGSPAVRPGLPTPVMEPSRKRPAPSQQVQQQQQQQQQSVQSRARKKPVGFPGANEMPARQMDMREPQSDPTLGSNAKRRKMADKILPQRIRELVPESQAYMDLLAFERKLDQTIMRKRVDIQEALKRPMKQQKRKLRLYISNTFNPARPDADDSDGSIASWELRVEGKLLDDPGKQKKKFSSFFKSLVIELDKDLYGPDNHLVEWHRTPTTQETDGFQVKRPGDVSVRCTLLLMLDYQPPQFKLDPRLARLLGIHTQTRSCIIQALWQYVKTNKLQDSHDKEYINCDKYFQQIFDCPRLKFSEIPQRLTNLLLPPDPIVINHVISVDPNDQKKTACYDIDVEVEDPLKGQMSSFLLSTANQQEIASLDNKIHETIESINQLKIQRDFMLSFSRDPKGYIQDWLKSQSRDLKLMTDVVGNPEEERRSAFYHEPWSQEAVSRYFYCKIQQRRQELEQALAVRNT, from the exons CGTCCTGGCATGCCGTCTGGAGCGAGGATGCCCCACCAGGGCGCCCCCATGGGCCCCCCCGGCCCACCGTACGGAGGGAGCCCTGCTGTGCGGCCCGGCCTGCCCACCCCGGTGATGGAGCCCAGTCGCAAGAGGCCCGCCCCCTCCCAGcaggtccagcagcagcaacagcagcagcagcagtccgTCCAGAGCCGGGCCAGAAA GAAGCCGGTCGGATTCCCCGGAGCCAATGAGATGCCGGCGAGGCAGATGGACATGAGAGAGCCCCAATCAGATCCCACGCTCGGATCCAA tgCTAAGAGAAGGAAAATGGCAGACAAGATTCTTCCGCAAAGG ATCCGTGAGCTGGTGCCGGAGTCTCAGGCCTACATGGACCTGCTGGCCTTCGAGCGCAAGCTGGACCAGACCATCATGCGCAAACGTGTGGACATCCAGGAGGCGCTGAAGAGACCAATGAAG CAGCAAAAGCGTAAACTGAGGCTTTACATTTCCAACACCTTCAACCCCGCCAGACCCGACGCCGATGACTCAGATGGCAGCATTGCATCTTGGGAGCTGCGAGTTGAGGGGAAGTTGCTCGATGAT ccggggaagcagaagaagaagttcTCTTCCTTTTTTAAGAGCCTGGTGATCGAGCTGGACAAAGACCTGTACGGTCCTGACAACCACTTGGTCGAG TGGCACCGCACGCCCACCACCCAGGAGACGGACGGCTTCCAGGTGAAGAGGCCCGGAGACGTGAGCGTGCGCTGcactctgctgctgatgcttGACTACCAG CCTCCGCAGTTCAAGCTGGACCCGCGCCTGGCTCGCCTGCTCGGCATTCACACTCAGACCCGCTCCTGCATCATCCAGGCTCTGTGGCAGTACGTCAAGACcaacaagctgcaggactccCACGACAAGGAGTACATCAACTGTGACAAGTACTTCCAACAG ATTTTTGACTGCCCGCGGCTGAAGTTCTCCGAGATCCCCCAGCGTCTCACCAACCTCCTTCTGCCCCCGGACCCCATCGTCATCAACCACGTTATCAG CGTGGACCCCAATGACCAGAAGAAGACGGCGTGCTACGACATCGACGTGGAGGTGGAGGACCCCCTGAAGGGCCAGAtgagcagcttcctcctctccaccgcCAACCAGCAGGAAATCGCCTCACTCGACAACAAG ATCCACGAGACCATTGAGTCCATCAACCAGCTGAAGATCCAGAGGGACTTCATGCTCAGCTTCTCCAGAGATCCCAAGGGCTACATCCAGGACTGGCTCAAATCTCAGAGCAGGGACTTAAAG ctaATGACAGACGTGGTGGGGAaccctgaggaggagaggaggtctGCGTTCTACCACGAGCCTTGGTCTCAGGAGGCCGTGAGCCGCTATTTCTACTGCAAG atccagcagaggaggcaggagcTGGAACAGGCCTTAGCTGTCCGCAACACCTAA
- the smarcd3b gene encoding SWI/SNF-related matrix-associated actin-dependent regulator of chromatin subfamily D member 3b isoform X6, which yields MERKRPGMPSGARMPHQGAPMGPPGPPYGGSPAVRPGLPTPVMEPSRKRPAPSQQVQQQQQQQQQSVQSRARNAKRRKMADKILPQRIRELVPESQAYMDLLAFERKLDQTIMRKRVDIQEALKRPMKQQKRKLRLYISNTFNPARPDADDSDGSIASWELRVEGKLLDDPGKQKKKFSSFFKSLVIELDKDLYGPDNHLVEWHRTPTTQETDGFQVKRPGDVSVRCTLLLMLDYQPPQFKLDPRLARLLGIHTQTRSCIIQALWQYVKTNKLQDSHDKEYINCDKYFQQIFDCPRLKFSEIPQRLTNLLLPPDPIVINHVISVDPNDQKKTACYDIDVEVEDPLKGQMSSFLLSTANQQEIASLDNKIHETIESINQLKIQRDFMLSFSRDPKGYIQDWLKSQSRDLKLMTDVVGNPEEERRSAFYHEPWSQEAVSRYFYCKIQQRRQELEQALAVRNT from the exons CGTCCTGGCATGCCGTCTGGAGCGAGGATGCCCCACCAGGGCGCCCCCATGGGCCCCCCCGGCCCACCGTACGGAGGGAGCCCTGCTGTGCGGCCCGGCCTGCCCACCCCGGTGATGGAGCCCAGTCGCAAGAGGCCCGCCCCCTCCCAGcaggtccagcagcagcaacagcagcagcagcagtccgTCCAGAGCCGGGCCAGAAA tgCTAAGAGAAGGAAAATGGCAGACAAGATTCTTCCGCAAAGG ATCCGTGAGCTGGTGCCGGAGTCTCAGGCCTACATGGACCTGCTGGCCTTCGAGCGCAAGCTGGACCAGACCATCATGCGCAAACGTGTGGACATCCAGGAGGCGCTGAAGAGACCAATGAAG CAGCAAAAGCGTAAACTGAGGCTTTACATTTCCAACACCTTCAACCCCGCCAGACCCGACGCCGATGACTCAGATGGCAGCATTGCATCTTGGGAGCTGCGAGTTGAGGGGAAGTTGCTCGATGAT ccggggaagcagaagaagaagttcTCTTCCTTTTTTAAGAGCCTGGTGATCGAGCTGGACAAAGACCTGTACGGTCCTGACAACCACTTGGTCGAG TGGCACCGCACGCCCACCACCCAGGAGACGGACGGCTTCCAGGTGAAGAGGCCCGGAGACGTGAGCGTGCGCTGcactctgctgctgatgcttGACTACCAG CCTCCGCAGTTCAAGCTGGACCCGCGCCTGGCTCGCCTGCTCGGCATTCACACTCAGACCCGCTCCTGCATCATCCAGGCTCTGTGGCAGTACGTCAAGACcaacaagctgcaggactccCACGACAAGGAGTACATCAACTGTGACAAGTACTTCCAACAG ATTTTTGACTGCCCGCGGCTGAAGTTCTCCGAGATCCCCCAGCGTCTCACCAACCTCCTTCTGCCCCCGGACCCCATCGTCATCAACCACGTTATCAG CGTGGACCCCAATGACCAGAAGAAGACGGCGTGCTACGACATCGACGTGGAGGTGGAGGACCCCCTGAAGGGCCAGAtgagcagcttcctcctctccaccgcCAACCAGCAGGAAATCGCCTCACTCGACAACAAG ATCCACGAGACCATTGAGTCCATCAACCAGCTGAAGATCCAGAGGGACTTCATGCTCAGCTTCTCCAGAGATCCCAAGGGCTACATCCAGGACTGGCTCAAATCTCAGAGCAGGGACTTAAAG ctaATGACAGACGTGGTGGGGAaccctgaggaggagaggaggtctGCGTTCTACCACGAGCCTTGGTCTCAGGAGGCCGTGAGCCGCTATTTCTACTGCAAG atccagcagaggaggcaggagcTGGAACAGGCCTTAGCTGTCCGCAACACCTAA
- the smarcd3b gene encoding SWI/SNF-related matrix-associated actin-dependent regulator of chromatin subfamily D member 3b isoform X4: MATEETAGGARKATKSKLFEFLVHGVRPGMPSGARMPHQGAPMGPPGPPYGGSPAVRPGLPTPVMEPSRKRPAPSQQVQQQQQQQQQSVQSRARNAKRRKMADKILPQRIRELVPESQAYMDLLAFERKLDQTIMRKRVDIQEALKRPMKQQKRKLRLYISNTFNPARPDADDSDGSIASWELRVEGKLLDDPGKQKKKFSSFFKSLVIELDKDLYGPDNHLVEWHRTPTTQETDGFQVKRPGDVSVRCTLLLMLDYQPPQFKLDPRLARLLGIHTQTRSCIIQALWQYVKTNKLQDSHDKEYINCDKYFQQIFDCPRLKFSEIPQRLTNLLLPPDPIVINHVISVDPNDQKKTACYDIDVEVEDPLKGQMSSFLLSTANQQEIASLDNKIHETIESINQLKIQRDFMLSFSRDPKGYIQDWLKSQSRDLKLMTDVVGNPEEERRSAFYHEPWSQEAVSRYFYCKIQQRRQELEQALAVRNT; encoded by the exons CGTCCTGGCATGCCGTCTGGAGCGAGGATGCCCCACCAGGGCGCCCCCATGGGCCCCCCCGGCCCACCGTACGGAGGGAGCCCTGCTGTGCGGCCCGGCCTGCCCACCCCGGTGATGGAGCCCAGTCGCAAGAGGCCCGCCCCCTCCCAGcaggtccagcagcagcaacagcagcagcagcagtccgTCCAGAGCCGGGCCAGAAA tgCTAAGAGAAGGAAAATGGCAGACAAGATTCTTCCGCAAAGG ATCCGTGAGCTGGTGCCGGAGTCTCAGGCCTACATGGACCTGCTGGCCTTCGAGCGCAAGCTGGACCAGACCATCATGCGCAAACGTGTGGACATCCAGGAGGCGCTGAAGAGACCAATGAAG CAGCAAAAGCGTAAACTGAGGCTTTACATTTCCAACACCTTCAACCCCGCCAGACCCGACGCCGATGACTCAGATGGCAGCATTGCATCTTGGGAGCTGCGAGTTGAGGGGAAGTTGCTCGATGAT ccggggaagcagaagaagaagttcTCTTCCTTTTTTAAGAGCCTGGTGATCGAGCTGGACAAAGACCTGTACGGTCCTGACAACCACTTGGTCGAG TGGCACCGCACGCCCACCACCCAGGAGACGGACGGCTTCCAGGTGAAGAGGCCCGGAGACGTGAGCGTGCGCTGcactctgctgctgatgcttGACTACCAG CCTCCGCAGTTCAAGCTGGACCCGCGCCTGGCTCGCCTGCTCGGCATTCACACTCAGACCCGCTCCTGCATCATCCAGGCTCTGTGGCAGTACGTCAAGACcaacaagctgcaggactccCACGACAAGGAGTACATCAACTGTGACAAGTACTTCCAACAG ATTTTTGACTGCCCGCGGCTGAAGTTCTCCGAGATCCCCCAGCGTCTCACCAACCTCCTTCTGCCCCCGGACCCCATCGTCATCAACCACGTTATCAG CGTGGACCCCAATGACCAGAAGAAGACGGCGTGCTACGACATCGACGTGGAGGTGGAGGACCCCCTGAAGGGCCAGAtgagcagcttcctcctctccaccgcCAACCAGCAGGAAATCGCCTCACTCGACAACAAG ATCCACGAGACCATTGAGTCCATCAACCAGCTGAAGATCCAGAGGGACTTCATGCTCAGCTTCTCCAGAGATCCCAAGGGCTACATCCAGGACTGGCTCAAATCTCAGAGCAGGGACTTAAAG ctaATGACAGACGTGGTGGGGAaccctgaggaggagaggaggtctGCGTTCTACCACGAGCCTTGGTCTCAGGAGGCCGTGAGCCGCTATTTCTACTGCAAG atccagcagaggaggcaggagcTGGAACAGGCCTTAGCTGTCCGCAACACCTAA
- the smarcd3b gene encoding SWI/SNF-related matrix-associated actin-dependent regulator of chromatin subfamily D member 3b isoform X2, with amino-acid sequence MATEETAGGARKATKSKLFEFLVHGVRPGMPSGARMPHQGAPMGPPGPPYGGSPAVRPGLPTPVMEPSRKRPAPSQQVQQQQQQQQQSVQSRARKKPVGFPGANEMPARQMDMREPQSDPTLGSNAKRRKMADKILPQRIRELVPESQAYMDLLAFERKLDQTIMRKRVDIQEALKRPMKQKRKLRLYISNTFNPARPDADDSDGSIASWELRVEGKLLDDPGKQKKKFSSFFKSLVIELDKDLYGPDNHLVEWHRTPTTQETDGFQVKRPGDVSVRCTLLLMLDYQPPQFKLDPRLARLLGIHTQTRSCIIQALWQYVKTNKLQDSHDKEYINCDKYFQQIFDCPRLKFSEIPQRLTNLLLPPDPIVINHVISVDPNDQKKTACYDIDVEVEDPLKGQMSSFLLSTANQQEIASLDNKIHETIESINQLKIQRDFMLSFSRDPKGYIQDWLKSQSRDLKLMTDVVGNPEEERRSAFYHEPWSQEAVSRYFYCKIQQRRQELEQALAVRNT; translated from the exons CGTCCTGGCATGCCGTCTGGAGCGAGGATGCCCCACCAGGGCGCCCCCATGGGCCCCCCCGGCCCACCGTACGGAGGGAGCCCTGCTGTGCGGCCCGGCCTGCCCACCCCGGTGATGGAGCCCAGTCGCAAGAGGCCCGCCCCCTCCCAGcaggtccagcagcagcaacagcagcagcagcagtccgTCCAGAGCCGGGCCAGAAA GAAGCCGGTCGGATTCCCCGGAGCCAATGAGATGCCGGCGAGGCAGATGGACATGAGAGAGCCCCAATCAGATCCCACGCTCGGATCCAA tgCTAAGAGAAGGAAAATGGCAGACAAGATTCTTCCGCAAAGG ATCCGTGAGCTGGTGCCGGAGTCTCAGGCCTACATGGACCTGCTGGCCTTCGAGCGCAAGCTGGACCAGACCATCATGCGCAAACGTGTGGACATCCAGGAGGCGCTGAAGAGACCAATGAAG CAAAAGCGTAAACTGAGGCTTTACATTTCCAACACCTTCAACCCCGCCAGACCCGACGCCGATGACTCAGATGGCAGCATTGCATCTTGGGAGCTGCGAGTTGAGGGGAAGTTGCTCGATGAT ccggggaagcagaagaagaagttcTCTTCCTTTTTTAAGAGCCTGGTGATCGAGCTGGACAAAGACCTGTACGGTCCTGACAACCACTTGGTCGAG TGGCACCGCACGCCCACCACCCAGGAGACGGACGGCTTCCAGGTGAAGAGGCCCGGAGACGTGAGCGTGCGCTGcactctgctgctgatgcttGACTACCAG CCTCCGCAGTTCAAGCTGGACCCGCGCCTGGCTCGCCTGCTCGGCATTCACACTCAGACCCGCTCCTGCATCATCCAGGCTCTGTGGCAGTACGTCAAGACcaacaagctgcaggactccCACGACAAGGAGTACATCAACTGTGACAAGTACTTCCAACAG ATTTTTGACTGCCCGCGGCTGAAGTTCTCCGAGATCCCCCAGCGTCTCACCAACCTCCTTCTGCCCCCGGACCCCATCGTCATCAACCACGTTATCAG CGTGGACCCCAATGACCAGAAGAAGACGGCGTGCTACGACATCGACGTGGAGGTGGAGGACCCCCTGAAGGGCCAGAtgagcagcttcctcctctccaccgcCAACCAGCAGGAAATCGCCTCACTCGACAACAAG ATCCACGAGACCATTGAGTCCATCAACCAGCTGAAGATCCAGAGGGACTTCATGCTCAGCTTCTCCAGAGATCCCAAGGGCTACATCCAGGACTGGCTCAAATCTCAGAGCAGGGACTTAAAG ctaATGACAGACGTGGTGGGGAaccctgaggaggagaggaggtctGCGTTCTACCACGAGCCTTGGTCTCAGGAGGCCGTGAGCCGCTATTTCTACTGCAAG atccagcagaggaggcaggagcTGGAACAGGCCTTAGCTGTCCGCAACACCTAA